TTGGGCAATGACATCAAAGAGTTCTACAATGGTCGCAAATGGTCTGATGATATCTATGCTGTTAATGAGCGAATCAACTGTAGTTTTTTAATCACCATTTCTGAGGAAATTTCCAACACGCGCTTTAAAGGGAGTATCACGATCCAATCTTCCCGTCCGGTTTTTAACTCCAATTATGAAAGTATCATCATTAACCATCAGGACAAACAGATTGAGTTTGATTATGCCGAGTTTCAACCACTTGAATTTAATGAGAATGCCTATCTCTCTGAACTCACCTCGTTGTTGGCATACTATGCCTATATCATTATCGGCTATGATGGTGAAACTTTTGCACCGGGAGGCGGAACTCCAATGTTTTTAAAAGCACAGAATGTGGTTAACACCGCCCAAGCTTCCAAATCAAAAGGCTGGCAATCCTTTGATGGTACCCGAAACCGGTATTGGTTGGTACAAAACCTGACCGACACAAAACACAAACCTCTGCGCGATGCGTACTACCGCTACCACAGGCAAGGAATGGACAATATGTTTTCCAACCCAACAGAAGCTCGAGCCAACATTATCAGCGCTCTTGAAATGGTTGGCGAAACCCACAATAACAATACAAATTCAATGGCTGTTGATCTGTTCGTTACCGCAAAAGGAAACGAAATCACCAATATTTTTGCAGACGGCAGCGTACTTCCGCCAGATAAGGTTAAAGTATTGAATGTTTTATCGCGTATTGATGGCGCAAATATGCCTCAGTATAACCGAATTAATGCTTCAACTTCCGCCCGGGAAATTGAAATGCCAAACAGCACAATGGACCCCAGACCCAAAGGCAATACGCAATTTCAAATGATGGAAGGTAAAGAATAATATTTCCATTCCTTATTTATTGAAAACGAACAAAACTGATGTATATACATAGTTTGGTTCGTTTTTTTTTGATACCTGCTTCTGCTATCAAAGAGAATACTATTTAGCCCGACTTTAGGAATAGTGAGTTATAAATCATTGCCCCCACTGTATGAGTTTCCAAAAAAATTGAAGTTAAGGACCCCTTACGAGTTACATGTTCTCGAAGAAGCAGTTCATTGATATCTAAGTGGCTTCGGATGTTGATTGAAATAAAAAAACAGGAACAAGGTGTTTCAAAACATGAGCACCCACTGTATTACAAGCGAAGGAACACAAAAAGCTATCGGGCTGTTTTGATGAACCACACCATCAGCTTGCAAGGCTATTCGGAGTTGAAAAATTGGATAAAAAAGGAGTTTGACAAAGAGATAAAATACAATATCTTGTTGAAGTATTACATTCTTCATTTTCAATCTAAGGTAAAACTACCCGCAAAAACCATATCAAGAAAGATGAACCTGCATTTTGGAGATAAAAGCAGGTTTGGATAATTGACGAAAACCGGTAACACGCTTACCTCAAAAGACATGAAGTCTGTTTTCCTGTTGCAAATGCCCTTTTGCAGTTTCCCTGCCATTCACTTTGGTTTTACTCCCAACTCTTTGCACTGAAAGGTATTCAGTACAAAGAGCATCAGAAGCAAAAGAGGTGTTCAGCCTGTAAAAAACAACCCTTTAGTGTAAAAGGCATTGCCGTTTTTACCGGAAGACCACTAAACGGATGGTTTTGCTGGTACCGCTTTCGGCTTCCAGCAAGGCGTAATAGGTGGCTTGCGGCAGTTCGCTCATGTTGAATTTAAGGACATACTCCGTATTTTCTTCTGTTTGTCCGTCAAACAATATGCCGACTTCTTTGCCATCTACTGTGTAAATAGCAAGCCTGATATGTTCTGCAACATAACTTGTAAAGGTTATTGTTGCTTCGTTGCTGATGGGGTTCGGGTAAGCGGTTAACTCACCGAATGTGGCATCGCCGGTTTTAAATCCACGAATAGCATTGGACACGTAGAAGGTCTGGGTGATGCTGTTTCCTCCGCAGTCGGTGATGGTAACTGTATAAAAGCCCTGACTCAATCCGCTATAGGTATGCGTACCTGCAGAGGAGGACATTGAGCCGGTTGCAGGCGACCAGGCATAGGTATAATAAGCACCTCCGGTACAGGGCACGCCTCCGGAAACATTAAGCAAGATAGATCCGTTTCCGGCCAGGGTCATGCTGCTGTTTTTGGTGATGACATACGAAGTGATTACCAAGGGTGCGCCACAACTATTCACCACCACAACCGTACTTGCAGTTGCTGTACATCCTCCTGCACCGGTTACTGTTACGGTATAAGTGCCGGCCATCAATGCAGTTGCTCCGGACCTAACCGGGTTTTGAGCACTGGATGAATATCC
This is a stretch of genomic DNA from Sphingobacteriales bacterium. It encodes these proteins:
- a CDS encoding DUF4835 family protein; amino-acid sequence: MKNYLALIFTILFACSTSLQAQELNAQVNVQTPQLRMTDPKVFETLGNDIKEFYNGRKWSDDIYAVNERINCSFLITISEEISNTRFKGSITIQSSRPVFNSNYESIIINHQDKQIEFDYAEFQPLEFNENAYLSELTSLLAYYAYIIIGYDGETFAPGGGTPMFLKAQNVVNTAQASKSKGWQSFDGTRNRYWLVQNLTDTKHKPLRDAYYRYHRQGMDNMFSNPTEARANIISALEMVGETHNNNTNSMAVDLFVTAKGNEITNIFADGSVLPPDKVKVLNVLSRIDGANMPQYNRINASTSAREIEMPNSTMDPRPKGNTQFQMMEGKE